From the Desulfosarcina sp. BuS5 genome, one window contains:
- the tnpB gene encoding IS66 family insertion sequence element accessory protein TnpB (TnpB, as the term is used for proteins encoded by IS66 family insertion elements, is considered an accessory protein, since TnpC, encoded by a neighboring gene, is a DDE family transposase.), with protein MIQITPQMRILLAIDPVDFRKGIDGLNAVCRQVLRSDPFSGYVFIFRNKKATAIKIIMYDGQGFWMCQKRLSKGRFNWWPNKSGEAVRPLAVHELQLLIWNGNPVKAHVAPLWRPIPVKKIEKNI; from the coding sequence ATGATTCAGATAACTCCGCAAATGCGTATCCTGCTGGCCATAGACCCGGTGGATTTCAGAAAAGGTATCGACGGTCTAAATGCTGTTTGTCGGCAGGTGCTGCGCTCCGATCCATTTTCAGGGTATGTTTTTATTTTTCGTAATAAAAAGGCAACTGCCATAAAGATCATTATGTATGATGGCCAAGGATTCTGGATGTGTCAGAAAAGGCTGTCTAAGGGACGTTTCAACTGGTGGCCAAACAAATCCGGTGAGGCGGTCAGGCCTCTGGCCGTTCATGAACTGCAGCTTCTGATCTGGAACGGTAATCCTGTAAAGGCTCATGTTGCACCATTGTGGCGGCCAATTCCTGTAAAAAAAATAGAAAAAAATATTTAG
- a CDS encoding putative quinol monooxygenase: METQDKCCTIVPYFKIQNGKLEAFKELCEKLIQKTFKEPECLYYGFSFDGYEAHCREGYADAEGLLTHLENVGSLLEEVLKIADITRLEIHSTEEELAKLREPLADLKPQFFTMEYGFRR, encoded by the coding sequence ATGGAAACTCAAGACAAATGCTGTACGATCGTACCCTACTTCAAGATTCAGAACGGCAAACTTGAGGCTTTTAAGGAGTTGTGCGAAAAGTTAATTCAAAAAACCTTTAAGGAACCTGAATGCCTTTATTATGGATTTAGTTTTGACGGATACGAGGCTCATTGCCGTGAAGGCTATGCTGATGCGGAAGGACTGCTGACTCATCTCGAAAATGTGGGCTCTCTGTTGGAAGAAGTTCTTAAAATTGCCGACATTACCCGTCTGGAAATTCACAGCACGGAAGAAGAACTGGCCAAGCTCCGCGAACCCCTGGCTGACTTGAAGCCGCAGTTTTTTACGATGGAGTATGGGTTTCGTCGTTAG
- a CDS encoding RsbRD N-terminal domain-containing protein, protein MLTNLLEQHKATIVAKWIQIVKDSYSSETARFLKAQNDPFSNPVGNTISTGLAALFELLLKGAEPDSARSLLDPVLRIRAIQSFTPSQATNFLFSLKTIIKEVLGNEIVKDKQSMDDWFILETKIDQLIRLGFDIYMECITKLYEIKATEMKKRTFSAFERAGLVKDNT, encoded by the coding sequence ATGTTAACTAATCTTTTGGAGCAGCACAAAGCTACAATTGTCGCCAAGTGGATTCAGATTGTAAAAGATTCATATTCATCCGAAACCGCTCGATTTCTTAAAGCACAAAATGATCCGTTTTCAAACCCGGTCGGCAATACCATTTCAACCGGTTTGGCCGCTTTGTTTGAACTTCTCCTCAAAGGAGCAGAACCGGATTCGGCAAGGTCACTTCTTGACCCGGTTCTGCGGATCAGAGCGATTCAAAGTTTTACACCCTCCCAGGCGACAAATTTTTTATTCTCCCTGAAAACAATTATAAAAGAGGTTTTAGGAAACGAAATTGTTAAAGATAAACAAAGCATGGATGATTGGTTCATATTAGAAACAAAAATTGATCAACTTATTCGGTTAGGCTTTGATATCTACATGGAATGTATAACAAAGCTGTATGAGATTAAAGCTACGGAAATGAAAAAAAGAACATTCAGCGCATTTGAAAGAGCTGGATTGGTGAAAGATAATACATAA
- a CDS encoding molybdopterin molybdotransferase MoeA, whose translation MKDFFKVTDLDRIFEYIPDFTVVDSEIISLPDTTDRIVAADIISGVDLPGFERSTMDGYAVNAASTFGASGGNPAYLTIKGSVVMGESPDFSIEPDEAALIATGGMLPDGADSVIMVEYTEQIDETTIEVYKSVAPGGNMVETGEDVARGSIILSRGQKIRPQEAGLLAAFGNEAVAVYKKPIVGIISTGDELCPAGRTPKPGKIRDINSYTLSAMVEKAGGIPRVFGIVKDDFDSLLAVCTKALAGSDMVLISGGSSVGVRDLTIEVLSSMPDSSILAHGISISPGKPTILAKIGNKAFWGMPGHVVSAMIVFAIVAKPFVEHIGGLAPEYRRSWRLPAILRRNISSSQGRTEFVRARLVEEDGALWAEPLLGKSTLINTMVKADALIELGLNAEGLDKGSEVSVIIL comes from the coding sequence ATGAAAGATTTTTTTAAAGTTACCGACCTTGATCGGATTTTTGAATATATACCTGATTTTACTGTTGTCGACTCCGAAATCATTTCACTTCCGGACACAACAGACCGAATAGTTGCTGCTGATATCATTTCAGGTGTTGATCTGCCCGGTTTCGAAAGGTCTACAATGGATGGATATGCAGTAAACGCAGCTTCTACCTTTGGCGCTTCCGGGGGAAATCCTGCTTATTTAACTATCAAAGGTTCTGTTGTAATGGGTGAAAGTCCGGATTTTTCGATCGAACCCGACGAAGCAGCCCTTATTGCCACCGGCGGTATGCTGCCTGACGGTGCAGACAGCGTCATTATGGTTGAGTATACCGAACAGATTGATGAAACTACCATAGAGGTATACAAAAGCGTAGCGCCGGGCGGCAACATGGTCGAAACCGGAGAGGATGTAGCCAGGGGCTCCATTATCCTTAGCCGCGGACAGAAGATAAGGCCCCAGGAGGCCGGCCTGCTGGCTGCCTTCGGTAATGAAGCAGTCGCTGTTTATAAAAAACCGATTGTCGGTATAATATCTACGGGTGATGAACTCTGTCCTGCAGGCAGAACTCCAAAGCCCGGAAAGATTCGTGATATCAATAGCTATACTTTATCTGCAATGGTTGAAAAGGCCGGAGGCATTCCCCGGGTTTTTGGAATTGTTAAGGATGACTTTGATTCTTTGCTTGCTGTATGCACAAAAGCCCTTGCAGGGTCGGATATGGTTCTGATTTCAGGTGGCAGTTCAGTCGGTGTACGGGATTTAACCATAGAGGTATTATCTTCCATGCCGGATTCCAGCATACTTGCGCACGGTATTTCCATCAGCCCAGGTAAACCGACGATCCTTGCAAAAATTGGAAACAAAGCTTTTTGGGGTATGCCTGGCCATGTGGTTTCAGCAATGATCGTATTTGCCATTGTTGCAAAGCCTTTTGTGGAACATATCGGTGGACTTGCACCCGAATACAGACGCTCTTGGAGACTTCCGGCAATACTCAGGAGAAATATATCATCATCCCAGGGACGCACGGAATTTGTCCGCGCCCGATTAGTGGAGGAGGATGGTGCGCTATGGGCAGAACCGCTTCTTGGCAAATCTACCCTTATAAATACCATGGTAAAAGCAGATGCCTTGATAGAGCTGGGACTGAATGCCGAGGGCCTTGATAAAGGTTCCGAAGTTTCGGTAATTATTTTATAG
- a CDS encoding RDD family protein, whose product MNSGVINSDEKYAIISGFWNRILAFLIDGVILSFVGLILGKSAFDLLARLGGWGCLLGFCIALLYFGLLNSCLGKGQTIGKRIVKIKVIDRYGKETSIGRSFVRYVILGAPFFFNQAVIPQSAALTPMGYPVCFIIFGIGGAIIYLYIFNRKTRQSLHDLVVGTFVVKAPNAAPVGFTSIWRGHLKVIGIWSVLVICFSILSPILSNQGLFLEMLEVQKHIQSTGQVHAATTIVGKKRITGNGENTFFQAHAIWKNRLDDPDAEAAEVAFIVLSKYRDIMKKDFLIITVSYGYDIGISRAWTSHHVRHTPEEWIEILNHKNM is encoded by the coding sequence ATGAATAGCGGAGTTATTAATAGTGATGAAAAATATGCGATCATAAGCGGATTCTGGAATAGAATACTTGCCTTTCTTATTGATGGCGTCATTCTTTCGTTCGTAGGTCTGATTCTGGGTAAATCAGCATTCGATTTGCTTGCGAGACTGGGAGGTTGGGGATGCCTGTTAGGTTTCTGTATAGCCCTGTTATATTTTGGGTTGTTGAACAGTTGCTTGGGCAAGGGCCAAACAATCGGTAAGCGGATTGTTAAAATTAAGGTGATCGACAGATATGGTAAGGAAACTTCCATAGGCAGATCGTTTGTTAGATATGTAATTCTTGGAGCGCCATTTTTCTTCAACCAGGCTGTTATACCGCAATCTGCAGCTTTGACGCCTATGGGATATCCTGTCTGTTTTATAATTTTTGGAATAGGCGGAGCCATTATTTATCTTTATATTTTTAATCGAAAGACAAGGCAGTCGCTTCATGACCTGGTAGTGGGTACTTTTGTCGTTAAAGCTCCTAATGCGGCGCCTGTTGGGTTTACGTCTATATGGAGAGGTCATTTAAAAGTTATAGGAATATGGTCAGTTCTTGTAATCTGTTTTTCAATATTATCACCCATACTTAGCAATCAAGGTTTATTTCTTGAAATGCTTGAAGTTCAGAAACATATCCAATCCACCGGCCAGGTTCATGCGGCTACAACAATTGTAGGAAAAAAACGGATTACCGGTAACGGGGAAAATACTTTTTTTCAGGCCCATGCAATATGGAAAAACAGGTTGGATGATCCTGATGCTGAGGCAGCAGAAGTAGCCTTTATTGTATTATCGAAATACCGGGATATAATGAAAAAAGATTTTTTAATAATTACAGTCTCATATGGATATGACATTGGGATTTCGAGAGCCTGGACCAGTCATCATGTGCGGCATACGCCTGAAGAATGGATTGAGATATTGAATCATAAGAATATGTAA
- the dsrM gene encoding sulfate reduction electron transfer complex DsrMKJOP subunit DsrM, with product MNGKYWFSLIAVVILMLLAYVGAEAGGLAIFFGIVIPYLAAIIFIVGFIRRILGWASSAVPFRIPTTCGQQKSLPWIKQNKIDNPSSTLGVILRMFFEICCFRSLFRNTKNELYNGSKLTYSWEIWLWVAALAFHYSFLVVIMRHLRFFLDPVPGCVKLIEFFDGFLRLEFVDTFIQIGLPAIMISGIVLLAAVVFLFLRRIFIPQVNYISLAADYFPLFLIMGIACSGIFMRYFTKVDVIGIKGFTMGLVKFHPVIPESVGGVFYIHLFLVSILLAYFPFSKLMHAGGIFLSPTRNLVNNTRAVRHVNPWNYDVPLHTYEEYEDEFREKMIEAGLPVEKELK from the coding sequence ATGAACGGTAAATACTGGTTCTCCCTCATTGCAGTTGTCATTTTAATGCTGCTTGCATATGTGGGCGCCGAGGCCGGCGGGTTAGCGATATTTTTCGGAATCGTAATACCCTACCTGGCCGCAATAATTTTTATTGTTGGATTTATCCGGCGTATTTTGGGCTGGGCGAGCTCCGCCGTCCCTTTCCGCATTCCCACAACATGCGGTCAGCAAAAATCGCTTCCCTGGATAAAACAGAATAAAATAGACAACCCGAGTTCAACCCTGGGTGTTATTCTGCGAATGTTTTTTGAAATCTGCTGCTTTCGTTCATTATTCAGGAATACCAAAAATGAACTTTATAACGGATCAAAACTGACTTATTCTTGGGAAATATGGCTGTGGGTTGCAGCACTGGCATTTCATTATTCCTTCCTGGTTGTTATTATGAGGCATCTAAGATTTTTTCTTGACCCGGTTCCGGGCTGCGTTAAACTTATTGAATTTTTTGACGGATTTCTGCGCCTGGAATTTGTGGACACCTTTATACAGATCGGTTTGCCGGCAATAATGATCTCCGGTATAGTTCTCCTGGCAGCGGTTGTTTTCCTTTTTTTAAGACGTATTTTTATACCCCAGGTAAACTATATTTCCCTTGCCGCTGATTATTTTCCTCTTTTCCTGATTATGGGAATTGCCTGCAGCGGTATTTTTATGCGTTATTTTACCAAAGTCGATGTAATTGGAATCAAGGGATTCACAATGGGTTTAGTAAAATTTCACCCGGTAATTCCTGAAAGTGTCGGAGGTGTATTTTATATTCACCTGTTCCTGGTAAGTATTCTCCTGGCATATTTTCCCTTCAGCAAACTCATGCATGCCGGAGGAATATTCCTTAGCCCGACCAGAAACCTGGTAAATAATACCCGCGCCGTAAGACATGTAAACCCCTGGAACTATGATGTGCCCTTACACACATACGAAGAGTATGAGGATGAATTCAGGGAAAAAATGATAGAAGCCGGGCTCCCGGTAGAAAAGGAGTTAAAATGA
- a CDS encoding HNH endonuclease, giving the protein MDPYAQFLDEADIKREKRKARELRATQWWKRRIAKGLCHYCGRNTPVKELTMDHIVPLARGGKSTKGNLVTACKECNNNKKNLLPMEWDEYIK; this is encoded by the coding sequence ATGGATCCCTACGCACAATTTCTTGATGAAGCTGATATTAAAAGAGAGAAACGCAAAGCGCGTGAACTCAGGGCAACGCAATGGTGGAAACGACGAATTGCCAAGGGACTATGCCATTACTGCGGACGTAATACTCCGGTTAAAGAGCTGACCATGGATCATATTGTACCCCTGGCCCGTGGAGGTAAAAGCACCAAGGGCAATCTGGTCACGGCCTGCAAGGAGTGCAATAATAATAAAAAAAACCTCCTCCCCATGGAATGGGATGAGTATATAAAATAA
- a CDS encoding ATP-grasp domain-containing protein yields MILSFHPCFVGDKNIICAGREPDAEDLNAIKKADAVILPQGCKESLYKIISDNTSNIFPDYDARFKYPGKIGQIKLFKKAKIKYPQTESFNKVKNFTDKFSRAFPKLPIQPPFVFKFDWGGDGDNVFLVKTMEQLDSMLKKAVEYEKTGQTGFMIQEFIPSLNRSLRVVIIGQKIISYWRIQNNDDLFCTSIKKGAQIDHSSDSDLQHAACTAAKLFCKDTCINLAGFDFLFSSKNIRDIPFFLEINYFFGRKGLGGSGNYYNILVKEIKKWLNSIGLKVNSIC; encoded by the coding sequence ATGATTTTGTCATTTCATCCCTGTTTTGTCGGAGATAAAAACATCATCTGCGCCGGCCGGGAACCGGACGCGGAAGATCTTAACGCCATAAAAAAGGCCGATGCCGTTATTCTGCCCCAGGGGTGCAAAGAATCCCTTTACAAAATAATCAGCGATAACACGTCGAATATATTTCCTGACTATGACGCAAGATTCAAATACCCAGGCAAAATTGGACAGATTAAACTATTCAAAAAAGCAAAAATAAAATATCCGCAAACAGAAAGTTTTAACAAAGTAAAAAACTTTACGGACAAATTCAGCCGCGCTTTTCCAAAGCTTCCGATACAACCGCCTTTTGTCTTTAAATTCGACTGGGGTGGAGATGGTGACAATGTTTTTCTTGTGAAGACAATGGAACAGCTTGATTCTATGCTGAAAAAAGCTGTTGAATATGAAAAAACCGGCCAGACGGGATTTATGATTCAGGAATTTATACCTTCTCTAAACAGGTCATTGCGTGTCGTTATTATAGGACAGAAAATCATCTCTTACTGGCGTATACAGAACAATGACGATCTGTTTTGCACATCCATTAAAAAAGGGGCTCAGATAGACCATTCCTCAGATTCTGATCTGCAGCATGCCGCGTGCACGGCGGCAAAACTTTTTTGCAAAGATACATGTATAAACCTTGCCGGTTTCGATTTCCTCTTCTCTTCAAAAAATATAAGAGACATCCCTTTTTTCCTGGAAATAAATTATTTCTTTGGGAGAAAAGGTTTGGGAGGATCAGGGAACTATTATAACATACTGGTTAAAGAGATAAAAAAATGGCTCAACAGCATCGGGCTGAAAGTAAATAGTATCTGCTGA
- the era gene encoding GTPase Era, with translation MTDKLDNFKHKGFRSGFAAIIGAPNVGKSTLLNRILGEKISITSKKPQTTRNRILGIHHRSSSQIIFVDTPGMHKAKGKLNEIIVETAVSTIADVDIILIVVDLSRHDKESEEFAVEKLKKENRPVVLALNKTDLVKGEKVLRLIDNWSRVYPFKSILPVSAKHGNQVEELIAVMEQLLPEGPPLFPEDSLTDQPERFIVAEMIREKVFRLTGQEIPYSTAVTIDTFSEEKKGSLVKIEAVIHVERNSQKGMIIGKKGSKLKQIGQDARKEIERMLQAKVFLKLFVRVQKNWSSDTKALRKLGY, from the coding sequence ATGACAGATAAACTTGACAATTTTAAACATAAGGGTTTCAGATCCGGTTTTGCGGCAATTATCGGAGCGCCCAACGTGGGCAAATCGACTTTATTGAACAGGATACTTGGTGAAAAAATTTCCATTACTTCCAAAAAACCGCAAACAACCCGTAATCGAATTTTGGGAATTCATCACAGGTCGTCATCACAAATAATTTTTGTAGATACTCCCGGTATGCACAAGGCAAAGGGAAAACTCAACGAGATAATTGTAGAGACCGCGGTCTCGACAATTGCTGATGTTGATATTATATTGATTGTTGTGGATCTTTCCAGGCATGACAAGGAATCAGAAGAATTTGCTGTAGAGAAGCTTAAAAAAGAGAACCGGCCAGTAGTTCTAGCTCTGAACAAGACGGATCTTGTAAAAGGAGAAAAGGTCCTCAGACTTATTGATAATTGGTCAAGGGTATATCCTTTTAAATCTATACTCCCTGTTTCAGCAAAACACGGAAACCAGGTAGAGGAACTGATTGCAGTTATGGAACAACTGCTGCCGGAAGGCCCGCCTTTATTTCCTGAAGACTCTCTTACTGATCAGCCTGAACGATTTATTGTGGCTGAAATGATACGTGAGAAGGTTTTCCGTTTAACCGGCCAGGAGATACCCTATTCAACGGCAGTTACCATAGACACTTTTTCTGAAGAAAAAAAAGGCAGCCTGGTTAAAATTGAGGCTGTTATTCATGTTGAACGTAATTCCCAGAAAGGCATGATTATTGGAAAAAAAGGAAGCAAACTCAAACAGATCGGACAGGATGCCAGGAAAGAGATCGAACGTATGCTTCAAGCAAAAGTTTTTCTTAAACTCTTTGTAAGAGTCCAGAAAAACTGGAGTAGTGACACAAAAGCCTTAAGGAAATTAGGTTACTGA
- the pdxA gene encoding 4-hydroxythreonine-4-phosphate dehydrogenase PdxA, which yields MGDPAGIGPEIIHLSLCKPSIYEICRPVVFGDAKILHAAKEFTNSNLDISVIEEPDAGLFKCGRIDVINLSGLDPAKTALGRPSAETGRALIFYINEATDMAMQKRISAIVTCPVNKTAMQLSGSKFHGHTELLAERTNSLDYAMMLAGDRLRVVLVTIHTPLKSVPLILSPGNILKTIRITWQSLQQNFGIDNPRIAVAGLNPHAGEGGMFGDEEKNIILPAVEAALNEGFNAAGPFPPDTIFYHAAKGDYHAVVCMYHDQGLIPFKLMHFNDGVNTTLGLPIIRTSVDHGTAYDIAGTGKADPGSLIAAIQMAVRQAECLSGLSKKQAEKQEKNVIQ from the coding sequence ATGGGAGATCCTGCAGGCATTGGACCTGAGATCATCCATTTATCGTTATGCAAGCCTTCGATTTACGAAATTTGCAGGCCGGTTGTATTTGGTGATGCAAAAATCCTTCATGCTGCAAAAGAATTTACAAATAGTAATCTGGATATTTCTGTTATTGAGGAACCTGATGCCGGGCTATTTAAATGCGGGAGAATCGATGTTATAAATTTATCCGGACTTGATCCTGCAAAAACAGCTTTAGGCAGGCCCTCTGCAGAAACAGGCCGGGCTTTGATATTCTATATTAATGAAGCCACAGATATGGCTATGCAAAAGAGGATATCTGCAATTGTAACATGTCCTGTAAATAAAACGGCAATGCAGCTATCAGGGTCAAAGTTTCACGGGCATACGGAACTTCTTGCCGAACGGACTAATTCCTTAGATTATGCGATGATGCTTGCCGGTGACAGGCTGCGTGTTGTACTTGTAACCATTCATACTCCCCTTAAGAGTGTCCCGTTAATTTTATCACCTGGGAATATACTCAAAACCATTAGAATAACATGGCAATCGCTGCAGCAAAATTTTGGAATCGATAATCCCCGTATAGCAGTAGCCGGCTTAAATCCCCATGCCGGAGAAGGGGGGATGTTTGGTGATGAGGAAAAAAACATTATCCTGCCTGCCGTTGAAGCGGCCTTAAATGAGGGGTTTAATGCAGCAGGACCTTTTCCGCCGGATACAATTTTTTATCATGCAGCAAAAGGCGATTATCATGCAGTCGTATGCATGTATCATGATCAGGGACTTATTCCATTTAAACTTATGCATTTTAACGACGGGGTTAATACGACCCTCGGTCTTCCTATTATAAGGACATCTGTTGATCACGGTACTGCGTACGACATAGCCGGAACGGGCAAGGCAGACCCGGGGAGCCTTATAGCGGCAATACAAATGGCTGTGCGGCAGGCTGAATGCCTGTCCGGACTATCGAAGAAACAGGCGGAGAAACAGGAAAAAAATGTTATTCAATAA
- the mltA gene encoding murein transglycosylase A produces MLFNKKRKKLLKAAIFFGFTMIVSLVISGVISGCRSVDREKDISRKPFLQKLSLSNYPDFTDDLDYAGLESGIEQSLSYLRRIPPDRNFRLGNEKFNAAHMIKSFQDFLSFIKTKPSENKLREFIKRHYSVYKSSGSAAEGKILVTGYYEPILDGSLKKSREYRFPIYSRPDDLVTINLSLFSSKFRGKKIVGRFADDTVLPYYNRKKIDGGNMMEKKAKIIAWVNDRVDLFFLHIQGSGKIHLDNGDTINVHYHTTNGRPYRSIGKLLIEKGKIPKSEMSMQKIREYLHQHPEELDEVLTYNPNYVFFKTEETAPIGYLGVKLIPGRSIASDRNIFPLGAMAFIETEKPLIDDSGKIHAWADCKRFVLNHDTGGAIKGPARIDMFWGNGTYAEIAAGHMQQGGKLFFLVLNKNETR; encoded by the coding sequence ATGTTATTCAATAAAAAACGAAAAAAATTATTAAAAGCAGCGATTTTTTTTGGGTTTACCATGATTGTATCCTTGGTTATTTCAGGGGTTATTTCAGGATGCAGGTCCGTGGACAGGGAAAAGGATATTTCAAGAAAACCTTTCCTGCAAAAGCTTTCTTTATCAAATTACCCTGATTTTACTGATGATCTGGATTATGCGGGTTTGGAAAGCGGGATTGAACAGAGCCTGTCATATCTCAGAAGGATACCTCCGGACAGGAATTTTAGATTAGGAAACGAAAAATTCAACGCCGCCCATATGATCAAATCTTTTCAAGATTTCCTTTCATTTATAAAAACAAAACCATCTGAAAATAAACTCAGGGAGTTTATTAAGCGGCATTATTCCGTTTATAAATCCTCAGGATCTGCAGCAGAAGGAAAAATTCTGGTTACAGGCTACTATGAACCGATTTTGGATGGAAGCCTTAAGAAGAGCCGGGAATATAGATTCCCGATCTACTCCAGACCCGATGATCTTGTAACAATTAACCTCTCCCTCTTTTCTTCTAAATTTAGAGGGAAAAAAATTGTAGGCCGGTTTGCGGATGACACTGTCTTACCTTATTATAACCGTAAGAAAATAGATGGGGGAAATATGATGGAAAAAAAGGCAAAAATCATAGCCTGGGTTAATGACCGAGTCGATCTTTTTTTTCTGCATATTCAAGGTTCCGGAAAAATTCATCTTGATAACGGAGATACAATTAATGTGCATTACCATACCACTAACGGCAGACCTTATAGGAGCATAGGCAAATTACTTATCGAAAAAGGTAAAATTCCTAAATCCGAGATGTCTATGCAGAAAATCCGTGAATACCTGCATCAGCACCCGGAAGAACTCGATGAGGTTTTAACCTATAACCCTAATTATGTATTTTTTAAAACTGAAGAAACGGCTCCTATCGGCTATCTGGGAGTTAAACTGATTCCGGGCAGGTCGATTGCATCGGACCGGAACATATTTCCTTTGGGGGCTATGGCCTTTATTGAAACCGAAAAACCGTTAATAGACGATTCAGGTAAAATTCATGCCTGGGCGGATTGCAAACGATTTGTCTTAAATCATGATACCGGGGGAGCGATAAAAGGACCGGCGCGAATTGATATGTTTTGGGGGAACGGGACATATGCGGAAATTGCAGCAGGCCATATGCAGCAAGGTGGAAAACTGTTTTTTTTGGTTTTAAACAAAAACGAGACGCGCTAA
- a CDS encoding transposase: MIKNTFEEVLSDEWVKANITNPVQELVIIRGIIPWQKMITKLCKFYNTSQGAFGKSLRMMTAILICIKYYQLSDRQMVKHIKENHYIQYFCNITNEELQTCLDPSSICVFRKRIGEEGVEIIEKEVFEVLRKAGIIQGDNAMIDSSVLKNNVIYPNDVHLIFKAFDKMKQFAVLHQISLWWDNNEVKKLWREFFLNKKQNRLEWLLKFNILFIPALKIFDKKVESLKTTKKKQIKADNMFAILTILEAQTLEKLEGKKQIKNRIVSIDEPDARPIVKGKEHPKCEFGTTMEMTFNREGFMITIENFIGNPNDKTLFAGTLEQFKKRMKGEPENIITDLGYRSNGNFKIADNISNVFLGRKKDVSEEKQSFCCKARSATEGFIAIAKNIRGFGCSLYRGFEGDRIWSLLCQTAYNLKKFIQLLMGEKIEEKKLMKLGLA, encoded by the coding sequence ATGATAAAAAATACTTTTGAAGAAGTTCTTTCTGATGAATGGGTGAAAGCAAATATAACCAATCCAGTTCAGGAATTGGTTATTATCCGTGGGATAATTCCATGGCAAAAAATGATTACAAAGTTGTGTAAATTTTATAACACCAGTCAGGGTGCTTTTGGAAAATCTCTCAGGATGATGACAGCGATTTTGATTTGTATAAAATACTATCAATTAAGTGATAGGCAAATGGTTAAGCATATAAAAGAAAACCACTATATTCAATATTTTTGTAACATCACAAATGAGGAATTGCAAACATGCCTGGATCCGAGTTCTATATGTGTATTTCGAAAACGTATAGGTGAAGAAGGTGTTGAAATTATAGAAAAAGAAGTTTTTGAGGTTCTACGCAAAGCTGGGATAATACAGGGTGATAATGCTATGATAGATTCAAGCGTATTGAAAAATAACGTTATCTATCCAAATGATGTACATTTAATTTTTAAAGCTTTTGACAAAATGAAACAATTTGCCGTTTTGCATCAAATCTCCTTGTGGTGGGACAATAATGAAGTAAAAAAATTATGGCGAGAATTTTTTTTGAACAAAAAACAAAACCGTTTGGAATGGTTACTCAAATTTAATATATTATTTATTCCTGCTCTAAAAATATTTGATAAAAAAGTTGAATCATTAAAGACCACAAAGAAAAAACAAATAAAAGCTGACAATATGTTTGCTATTCTTACTATTCTTGAAGCACAAACCTTAGAAAAACTCGAAGGTAAAAAACAGATAAAAAACCGGATTGTATCCATTGATGAACCGGATGCCCGCCCGATTGTAAAAGGAAAAGAGCATCCGAAGTGTGAATTCGGCACAACAATGGAAATGACTTTCAATAGGGAAGGATTCATGATTACCATTGAAAATTTTATCGGTAATCCAAATGATAAAACGCTTTTTGCTGGAACACTCGAACAGTTCAAAAAACGGATGAAAGGCGAACCGGAAAATATTATTACCGACCTTGGTTACAGAAGCAATGGTAATTTTAAAATTGCAGACAATATCAGTAACGTTTTTTTGGGGCGTAAAAAAGATGTATCCGAAGAAAAACAGAGTTTTTGCTGTAAAGCCCGTTCAGCAACAGAAGGTTTCATAGCTATTGCAAAAAATATTAGAGGTTTTGGATGCAGTCTTTATAGAGGATTTGAAGGAGACCGTATATGGTCATTGCTTTGTCAAACCGCTTATAATCTTAAAAAGTTTATTCAGCTTCTAATGGGAGAAAAGATTGAAGAAAAAAAACTGATGAAACTCGGGCTGGCATAA